One stretch of Prunus persica cultivar Lovell chromosome G1, Prunus_persica_NCBIv2, whole genome shotgun sequence DNA includes these proteins:
- the LOC18789316 gene encoding uncharacterized protein LOC18789316 isoform X2 has product MVTMVELEEQGPAMTALGSLLKLTEVFLWDDGLKETKDRSFSMGQTKPARDGSGEGSNLLDSECGTLPEDMELTKQMNALGLPVSFLTNKEKRNRKAEGKRNGMRLKHPVTSQGYVVEALESSKVSVGKIVSPVNFDGNTGSSLCCMSMMGQSESSSSDVAADAIKFQSLSVEGDNPASSTEITSDASKEQDRDGILGVVCNDGQDCDSLHGSAVVNDTMKISASTTDLNDGIFSGSCSTDAAISQEPGERLMEHDHLECSLMTLHEAEGAKICEDYVPEKPCVSESVSYSTCSEVLDHDGTDSQDNGDVGDWMVYWDSYYMRNYFYNIRTRTSTWHPPQGMEHISTVDTTYKSNEMTAQVIDMNVTTDLETTDLCGLSKTESFEEAISDDVSQGQPYCELSGGLELTVDNSMSNATLPTVSLSRCLEHSVELNESNNTGNDGNASYLLSNVQDLASFRNNTKQLVADEVYKNDLEPILAEKTGEPNTIDLYNEPSKINSCEETLEDFEGDDAFQILDMSSLSNTYTEEVSEDYNMHSGTGVPAINEMEMHHDLSVVKRKKKMRRMKIQRKLSNEELLFQGLFKEFSADIGKYWCQRYLLFSRYDDGIKMDEEGWFSVTPEPLARHHAERCGSGIIIDCFTGVGGNSIQFAHMIDFIKGDFFELAPKLKADTVFLSPPWGGPDYAKVKTYDLRMLKPHDGYFLFNTAKEVASRIVMFLPRNVDLNQLAELALSGSRPWSLEVEKNFLTGKLKGITAYFSDMTGRQ; this is encoded by the exons ATGGTGACTATGGTAGAACTTGAAGAGCAAGGTCCTGCCATGACAGCTCTCGGCTCTCTCTTGAAGCTCACCGAAGTCTTTCTCTG GGACGATGGTTTGAAGGAGACGAAAGACAGGTCCTTTTCCATGGGACAAACT AAACCAGCTCGCGACGGTAGTGGTGAAGGCTCAAACCTTCTGGATTCAG AGTGTGGAACTTTGCCAGAGGATATGGAGCTTACTAAACAGATGAATGCATTGGGGCTTCCAGTCTCATTCCTCACAAATAAGGAA AAGAGGAACAGAAAGGCggaaggcaaaagaaatggtATGCGCTTGAAGCATCCAGTCACTTCCCAAGGCTATGTGGTGGAAGCACTGGAGTCCTCCAAAGTGAGTGTGGGGAAGATTGTATCTCCCGTTAATTTTGATGGTAACACAGGCAGTTCTTTGTGTTGTATGTCAATGATGGGTCAAAGTGAATCATCTTCCTCTGATGTTGCAGCGGATGCCATTAAATTTCAGAGCCTCTCTGTTGAAGGAGATAATCCAGCAAGTTCAACTGAGATTACTAGCGATGCTTCCAAGGAACAAGATCGTGATGGAATATTGGGTGTTGTTTGTAATGATGGCCAGGATTGTGATTCTTTACACGGCAGTGCTGTGGTCAATGACACAATGAAAATTTCAGCGAGCACTACTGATttaaatgatggaattttCTCAGGAAGCTGCTCAACAGATGCTGCTATTAGCCAGGAACCAGGTGAAAGATTAATGGAGCATGATCACTTAGAGTGTTCATTGATGACTTTGCATGAAGCAGAAGGTGCCAAGATTTGCGAGGATTATGTCCCCGAGAAACCATGTGTTTCTGAATCAGTTTCATATTCCACGTGTTCAGAAGTGCTTGACCATGATGGAACTGACAGCCAGGACAACGGTGATGTTGGAGACTGGATGGTATATTGGGATTCTTACTACATGAGAAATTACTTCTATAATATCAGAACACGTACTTCGACATGGCACCCACCCCAAGGCATGGAACATATATCAACTGTTGACACTACATATAAGTCAAATGAAATGACTGCTCAAGTAATTGATATGAATGTTACCACTGATTTAGAGACAACAGATTTATGTGGTTTGAGTAAAACTGAATCATTTGAAGAAGCAATCAGTGATGATGTTTCACAGGGTCAGCCATATTGTGAGCTCTCGGGGGGCCTTGAACTCACTGTTGACAATTCTATGTCCAATGCAACTTTGCCAACTGTCAGTCTAAGCAGATGTCTGGAACATTCAGTTGAACTTAATGAAAGCAATAACACCGGTAATGATGGAAACGCATCATACTTGTTATCAAATGTCCAGGACCTTGCTAG TTTCAGAAACAATACCAAGCAGTTGGTTGCTGATGAGGTCTACAAAAATGATTTGGAACCAATTCTTGCAGAAAAAACTGGTGAACCAAATACTATTGATCTCTATAATGAACCTAGTAAAATTAACTCTTGTGAGGAAACTCTTGAAGATTTTGAAGGTGATGACGCCTTTCAAATATTAGATATGAGCAG CTTGTCCAATACATACACTGAAGAAGTTTCTGAAGATTATAATATGCATTCAGGAACTGGAGTTCCTGCAATAAATGAGATGGAAATGCATCATGACCTTTCTGTAGTAAaacggaaaaagaaaatgagaagaatGAAAATTCAGAGGAAATTATCTAATGAAG AACTTCTATTTCAAGGGTTATTCAAAGAGTTTTCAGCTGATATTGGCAAATATTGGTGTCAGAGATACCTATTATTCTCCAGATACGATGATGGTATAAAAATGGATGAGGAAGGATGGTTCTCTGTTACTCCAGAGCCTCTAGCTAGGCATCATGCAGAACGTTGTGGTAGTGGCATCATCATTGACTGTTTTACTGGAGTTGGTGGGAATTCCATCCAATTTGCACATAT GATTGATTTCATAAAGGGGGACTTTTTCGAATTGGCACCAAAGCTGAAG GCAGACACAGTCTTTTTGTCACCTCCGTGGGGAGGACCTGATTATGCAAAAGTAAAGACATATGACCTTAGGATGCTTAAGCCACATGATGG ATATTTTCTCTTTAACACTGCAAAAGAAGTTGCTTCTAGGATTGTCATGTTTCTTCCGAGAAATGTTGATCTCAACCAATTAGCAGAGTTGGCTTTATCAGGGAGTCGACCATGGTCATTAGAG
- the LOC18789316 gene encoding uncharacterized protein LOC18789316 isoform X1 has protein sequence MVTMVELEEQGPAMTALGSLLKLTEVFLWDDGLKETKDRSFSMGQTKPARDGSGEGSNLLDSECGTLPEDMELTKQMNALGLPVSFLTNKEKRNRKAEGKRNGMRLKHPVTSQGYVVEALESSKVSVGKIVSPVNFDGNTGSSLCCMSMMGQSESSSSDVAADAIKFQSLSVEGDNPASSTEITSDASKEQDRDGILGVVCNDGQDCDSLHGSAVVNDTMKISASTTDLNDGIFSGSCSTDAAISQEPGERLMEHDHLECSLMTLHEAEGAKICEDYVPEKPCVSESVSYSTCSEVLDHDGTDSQDNGDVGDWMVYWDSYYMRNYFYNIRTRTSTWHPPQGMEHISTVDTTYKSNEMTAQVIDMNVTTDLETTDLCGLSKTESFEEAISDDVSQGQPYCELSGGLELTVDNSMSNATLPTVSLSRCLEHSVELNESNNTGNDGNASYLLSNVQDLASFRNNTKQLVADEVYKNDLEPILAEKTGEPNTIDLYNEPSKINSCEETLEDFEGDDAFQILDMSSLSNTYTEEVSEDYNMHSGTGVPAINEMEMHHDLSVVKRKKKMRRMKIQRKLSNEELLFQGLFKEFSADIGKYWCQRYLLFSRYDDGIKMDEEGWFSVTPEPLARHHAERCGSGIIIDCFTGVGGNSIQFAHISKHVIAIDIDPKKIDYAHHNAAIYGVDDRIDFIKGDFFELAPKLKADTVFLSPPWGGPDYAKVKTYDLRMLKPHDGYFLFNTAKEVASRIVMFLPRNVDLNQLAELALSGSRPWSLEVEKNFLTGKLKGITAYFSDMTGRQ, from the exons ATGGTGACTATGGTAGAACTTGAAGAGCAAGGTCCTGCCATGACAGCTCTCGGCTCTCTCTTGAAGCTCACCGAAGTCTTTCTCTG GGACGATGGTTTGAAGGAGACGAAAGACAGGTCCTTTTCCATGGGACAAACT AAACCAGCTCGCGACGGTAGTGGTGAAGGCTCAAACCTTCTGGATTCAG AGTGTGGAACTTTGCCAGAGGATATGGAGCTTACTAAACAGATGAATGCATTGGGGCTTCCAGTCTCATTCCTCACAAATAAGGAA AAGAGGAACAGAAAGGCggaaggcaaaagaaatggtATGCGCTTGAAGCATCCAGTCACTTCCCAAGGCTATGTGGTGGAAGCACTGGAGTCCTCCAAAGTGAGTGTGGGGAAGATTGTATCTCCCGTTAATTTTGATGGTAACACAGGCAGTTCTTTGTGTTGTATGTCAATGATGGGTCAAAGTGAATCATCTTCCTCTGATGTTGCAGCGGATGCCATTAAATTTCAGAGCCTCTCTGTTGAAGGAGATAATCCAGCAAGTTCAACTGAGATTACTAGCGATGCTTCCAAGGAACAAGATCGTGATGGAATATTGGGTGTTGTTTGTAATGATGGCCAGGATTGTGATTCTTTACACGGCAGTGCTGTGGTCAATGACACAATGAAAATTTCAGCGAGCACTACTGATttaaatgatggaattttCTCAGGAAGCTGCTCAACAGATGCTGCTATTAGCCAGGAACCAGGTGAAAGATTAATGGAGCATGATCACTTAGAGTGTTCATTGATGACTTTGCATGAAGCAGAAGGTGCCAAGATTTGCGAGGATTATGTCCCCGAGAAACCATGTGTTTCTGAATCAGTTTCATATTCCACGTGTTCAGAAGTGCTTGACCATGATGGAACTGACAGCCAGGACAACGGTGATGTTGGAGACTGGATGGTATATTGGGATTCTTACTACATGAGAAATTACTTCTATAATATCAGAACACGTACTTCGACATGGCACCCACCCCAAGGCATGGAACATATATCAACTGTTGACACTACATATAAGTCAAATGAAATGACTGCTCAAGTAATTGATATGAATGTTACCACTGATTTAGAGACAACAGATTTATGTGGTTTGAGTAAAACTGAATCATTTGAAGAAGCAATCAGTGATGATGTTTCACAGGGTCAGCCATATTGTGAGCTCTCGGGGGGCCTTGAACTCACTGTTGACAATTCTATGTCCAATGCAACTTTGCCAACTGTCAGTCTAAGCAGATGTCTGGAACATTCAGTTGAACTTAATGAAAGCAATAACACCGGTAATGATGGAAACGCATCATACTTGTTATCAAATGTCCAGGACCTTGCTAG TTTCAGAAACAATACCAAGCAGTTGGTTGCTGATGAGGTCTACAAAAATGATTTGGAACCAATTCTTGCAGAAAAAACTGGTGAACCAAATACTATTGATCTCTATAATGAACCTAGTAAAATTAACTCTTGTGAGGAAACTCTTGAAGATTTTGAAGGTGATGACGCCTTTCAAATATTAGATATGAGCAG CTTGTCCAATACATACACTGAAGAAGTTTCTGAAGATTATAATATGCATTCAGGAACTGGAGTTCCTGCAATAAATGAGATGGAAATGCATCATGACCTTTCTGTAGTAAaacggaaaaagaaaatgagaagaatGAAAATTCAGAGGAAATTATCTAATGAAG AACTTCTATTTCAAGGGTTATTCAAAGAGTTTTCAGCTGATATTGGCAAATATTGGTGTCAGAGATACCTATTATTCTCCAGATACGATGATGGTATAAAAATGGATGAGGAAGGATGGTTCTCTGTTACTCCAGAGCCTCTAGCTAGGCATCATGCAGAACGTTGTGGTAGTGGCATCATCATTGACTGTTTTACTGGAGTTGGTGGGAATTCCATCCAATTTGCACATAT AAGCAAACATGTGATAGCAATTGATATTGATCCAAAGAAGATTGATTATGCGCACCATAATGCTGCCATCTATGGGGTTGATGACAGGATTGATTTCATAAAGGGGGACTTTTTCGAATTGGCACCAAAGCTGAAG GCAGACACAGTCTTTTTGTCACCTCCGTGGGGAGGACCTGATTATGCAAAAGTAAAGACATATGACCTTAGGATGCTTAAGCCACATGATGG ATATTTTCTCTTTAACACTGCAAAAGAAGTTGCTTCTAGGATTGTCATGTTTCTTCCGAGAAATGTTGATCTCAACCAATTAGCAGAGTTGGCTTTATCAGGGAGTCGACCATGGTCATTAGAG
- the LOC18789316 gene encoding uncharacterized protein LOC18789316 isoform X3, with translation MVTMVELEEQGPAMTALGSLLKLTEVFLWDDGLKETKDRSFSMGQTKPARDGSGEGSNLLDSECGTLPEDMELTKQMNALGLPVSFLTNKEKRNRKAEGKRNGMRLKHPVTSQGYVVEALESSKSLSVEGDNPASSTEITSDASKEQDRDGILGVVCNDGQDCDSLHGSAVVNDTMKISASTTDLNDGIFSGSCSTDAAISQEPGERLMEHDHLECSLMTLHEAEGAKICEDYVPEKPCVSESVSYSTCSEVLDHDGTDSQDNGDVGDWMVYWDSYYMRNYFYNIRTRTSTWHPPQGMEHISTVDTTYKSNEMTAQVIDMNVTTDLETTDLCGLSKTESFEEAISDDVSQGQPYCELSGGLELTVDNSMSNATLPTVSLSRCLEHSVELNESNNTGNDGNASYLLSNVQDLASFRNNTKQLVADEVYKNDLEPILAEKTGEPNTIDLYNEPSKINSCEETLEDFEGDDAFQILDMSSLSNTYTEEVSEDYNMHSGTGVPAINEMEMHHDLSVVKRKKKMRRMKIQRKLSNEELLFQGLFKEFSADIGKYWCQRYLLFSRYDDGIKMDEEGWFSVTPEPLARHHAERCGSGIIIDCFTGVGGNSIQFAHISKHVIAIDIDPKKIDYAHHNAAIYGVDDRIDFIKGDFFELAPKLKADTVFLSPPWGGPDYAKVKTYDLRMLKPHDGYFLFNTAKEVASRIVMFLPRNVDLNQLAELALSGSRPWSLEVEKNFLTGKLKGITAYFSDMTGRQ, from the exons ATGGTGACTATGGTAGAACTTGAAGAGCAAGGTCCTGCCATGACAGCTCTCGGCTCTCTCTTGAAGCTCACCGAAGTCTTTCTCTG GGACGATGGTTTGAAGGAGACGAAAGACAGGTCCTTTTCCATGGGACAAACT AAACCAGCTCGCGACGGTAGTGGTGAAGGCTCAAACCTTCTGGATTCAG AGTGTGGAACTTTGCCAGAGGATATGGAGCTTACTAAACAGATGAATGCATTGGGGCTTCCAGTCTCATTCCTCACAAATAAGGAA AAGAGGAACAGAAAGGCggaaggcaaaagaaatggtATGCGCTTGAAGCATCCAGTCACTTCCCAAGGCTATGTGGTGGAAGCACTGGAGTCCTCCAAA AGCCTCTCTGTTGAAGGAGATAATCCAGCAAGTTCAACTGAGATTACTAGCGATGCTTCCAAGGAACAAGATCGTGATGGAATATTGGGTGTTGTTTGTAATGATGGCCAGGATTGTGATTCTTTACACGGCAGTGCTGTGGTCAATGACACAATGAAAATTTCAGCGAGCACTACTGATttaaatgatggaattttCTCAGGAAGCTGCTCAACAGATGCTGCTATTAGCCAGGAACCAGGTGAAAGATTAATGGAGCATGATCACTTAGAGTGTTCATTGATGACTTTGCATGAAGCAGAAGGTGCCAAGATTTGCGAGGATTATGTCCCCGAGAAACCATGTGTTTCTGAATCAGTTTCATATTCCACGTGTTCAGAAGTGCTTGACCATGATGGAACTGACAGCCAGGACAACGGTGATGTTGGAGACTGGATGGTATATTGGGATTCTTACTACATGAGAAATTACTTCTATAATATCAGAACACGTACTTCGACATGGCACCCACCCCAAGGCATGGAACATATATCAACTGTTGACACTACATATAAGTCAAATGAAATGACTGCTCAAGTAATTGATATGAATGTTACCACTGATTTAGAGACAACAGATTTATGTGGTTTGAGTAAAACTGAATCATTTGAAGAAGCAATCAGTGATGATGTTTCACAGGGTCAGCCATATTGTGAGCTCTCGGGGGGCCTTGAACTCACTGTTGACAATTCTATGTCCAATGCAACTTTGCCAACTGTCAGTCTAAGCAGATGTCTGGAACATTCAGTTGAACTTAATGAAAGCAATAACACCGGTAATGATGGAAACGCATCATACTTGTTATCAAATGTCCAGGACCTTGCTAG TTTCAGAAACAATACCAAGCAGTTGGTTGCTGATGAGGTCTACAAAAATGATTTGGAACCAATTCTTGCAGAAAAAACTGGTGAACCAAATACTATTGATCTCTATAATGAACCTAGTAAAATTAACTCTTGTGAGGAAACTCTTGAAGATTTTGAAGGTGATGACGCCTTTCAAATATTAGATATGAGCAG CTTGTCCAATACATACACTGAAGAAGTTTCTGAAGATTATAATATGCATTCAGGAACTGGAGTTCCTGCAATAAATGAGATGGAAATGCATCATGACCTTTCTGTAGTAAaacggaaaaagaaaatgagaagaatGAAAATTCAGAGGAAATTATCTAATGAAG AACTTCTATTTCAAGGGTTATTCAAAGAGTTTTCAGCTGATATTGGCAAATATTGGTGTCAGAGATACCTATTATTCTCCAGATACGATGATGGTATAAAAATGGATGAGGAAGGATGGTTCTCTGTTACTCCAGAGCCTCTAGCTAGGCATCATGCAGAACGTTGTGGTAGTGGCATCATCATTGACTGTTTTACTGGAGTTGGTGGGAATTCCATCCAATTTGCACATAT AAGCAAACATGTGATAGCAATTGATATTGATCCAAAGAAGATTGATTATGCGCACCATAATGCTGCCATCTATGGGGTTGATGACAGGATTGATTTCATAAAGGGGGACTTTTTCGAATTGGCACCAAAGCTGAAG GCAGACACAGTCTTTTTGTCACCTCCGTGGGGAGGACCTGATTATGCAAAAGTAAAGACATATGACCTTAGGATGCTTAAGCCACATGATGG ATATTTTCTCTTTAACACTGCAAAAGAAGTTGCTTCTAGGATTGTCATGTTTCTTCCGAGAAATGTTGATCTCAACCAATTAGCAGAGTTGGCTTTATCAGGGAGTCGACCATGGTCATTAGAG
- the LOC18791628 gene encoding THO complex subunit 5A, which yields MEDDEIEEGMLVEEEAVQTQKKPEKSPYEMLQESKSSVEEIVTKMLAIKQEKKPKSELRELVTQMFLNFVTLRQANRSILLDEDRVKAETESAKAPVDLTTLQLHNLMYEKSHYVKAIKACKDFKSKYPDIELVPEEEFFRDAPGHIKAPTLSNDVAHDLMMKRLNFELFQRKELCKLHQKLEIHKKGLLETIANRKKFLSSLPSHLKSLKKASLPVQNQLGLQHTKKLKQHHSAELLPPPLYVVYSQFMAQKEAFDEQIELEIVGSVKDAQAFAHQQANKDTGVSTNAEASRLEDDAPDEEDDGQRRRKRPKRVPVKQNLEQSGVYQVHALKIILHIHDDEASDPKSSKLMTLKFEYLLKLNVVCVGIDGSHEAAENNILCNLFPDDTGLELPHQSAKLIVGDAPAFDERRTSRPYKWAQHLAGIDFLPEVSPLLAAPETPSGDTAKHDVISGLSLYRQQNRIQTVVRRIRSRKKAQMALVEQIESLMKLKWPALSWESVPWVLHTPLCKLHGFSPLGPPPNPASSLSVIDKEQGQEPMDVDLVGRSGSSKEELESMREDGELPSLVPVASVSSDNKLAHQKGANLDRSRRLALLSKSPPISKAKSLSYKKHDEDSDLLLDIESDLDEPAHVVPEEENGVPIECFEVAGNSWMDFGVREFCLVLTRSIDTDKRKAKLEAKIKISTEYPLRPPFFALSLCSVSGDNHKESNDSECYNELRAMEAEVNLHIVKMLPQSEENNILAHQVCCLAMLFDYYMDEASPSSKKRLSTSVVDVGLCKPVIGQLVARSFRGRDRRKMISWKDMECTPGYPY from the exons atggaagacgatgagatagaGGAGGGGATGCTGGTGGAGGAAGAAGCTGTTCAGACGCAGAAGAAACCAGAGAAGTCGCCGTACGAAATGCTTCAAGAGAGCAAGTCCTCAGTTGAGGAGATAGTGACAAAGATGCTCGCCattaaacaagaaaagaaacctAAATCGGAGCTCCGCGAGCTCGTCACTCAAATGTTCCTCAATTTCGTCACCCTCCGCCAG GCGAATCGTTCAATCTTGCTCGATGAAGACCGAGTGAAAGCCGAGACGGAAAGCGCGAAGGCACCGGTGGACTTGACGACGCTGCAGCTCCATAATCTGATGTACGAGAAGAGTCACTACGTTAAAGCCATTAAAGCTTGCAAAGACTTCAAGTCCAAGTACCCAGACATCGAGCTCGTGCCTGAAGAAGAGTTCTTTCGCGACGCCCCTGGCCATATCAAAGCGCCGACATTGTCAAACGACGTCGCGCACGACCTTATGATGAAGAGGCTCAATTTTGAGCTGTTTCAGCGGAAAGAGCTCTGCAAGCTTCATCAGAAGCTGGAGATACATAAGAAGGGTCTGTTGGAGACGATTGCGAATCGGAAGAAGTTCCTGTCGAGTCTTCCTTCGCATCTGAAGTCGCTGAAGAAGGCGTCGTTGCCGGTGCAGAATCAGTTAGGGCTTCAGCATACCAAGAAGCTCAAGCAGCACCACTCGGCCGAGTTGCTTCCGCCGCCTTTATATGTAGTTTACTCTCAGTTCATGGCGCAGAAAGAAGCGTTTGATGAGCAAATTGAGTTGGAGATAGTGGGAAGTGTGAAGGATGCTCAAGCTTTTGCTCACCAGCAAGCAAATAAAGATACTG GCGTTTCAACCAATGCAGAGGCTAGTAGGCTGGAGGATGATGCaccagatgaagaagatgatgggcAGAGAAGGAGAAAGCGGCCGAAGAGGGTTCCAGTCAAGCAGAACCTTGAGCAATCAGGGGTATATCAAGTTCATGCGCTGAAAATCATCCTTCATATTCATGATGATGAGGCTTCTGATCCAAAGTCTTCAAAACTTATGACCCTCAAGTTTGAGTATTTGTTGAAGTTGAATGTTGTATGTGTTGGAATTGATGGATCCCATGAGGCAGCGGAGAATAACATCTTATGCAACCTATTCCCAGATGACACTGGCCTTGAGCTTCCCCATCAG TCAGCCAAGCTCATTGTTGGTGATGCTCCTGCCTTTGATGAAAGGAGAACTTCCCGTCCATATAAGTGGGCTCAACATTTGGCCGGAATTGATTTCTTGCCTGAGGTGTCACCTTTGCTTGCTGCCCCTGAAACTCCAAGTGGTGATACAGCTAAACATGATGTTATATCTGGTCTGTCACTTTATCGCCAGCAGAATCGAATACAGACAGTTGTACGAAGAATTCGCTCCCGGAAAAAAGCTCAGATGGCTCTTGT GGAACAGATTGAATCACTTATGAAGCTTAAATGGCCTGCTTTGTCTTGGGAAAGTGTTCCATGGGTTTTGCATACCCCTTTGTGCaaattgcatggtttttcacCTCTAGGACCTCCACCTAATCCGGCATCATCTTTGTCTGTCATAGATAAGGAGCAGGGTCAGGAACCTATGGATGTTGATTTGGTTGGACGTTCTGGTTCTTCAAAGGAAGAGCTGGAGAGTATGAGGGAAGATGGGGAACTTCCGTCTTTGGTTCCAGTTGCATCAGTTTCCAGTGATAATAAACTTGCTCACCAAAAAGGAGCTAATCTTGACCGCTCCAGGCGGCTGGCTTTACTTTCAAAAAGTCCTCCTATCAGCAAGGCAAAATCGCTAAGTTATAAGAAACATGATGAAGATTCAGATCTTTTGCTGGATATTGAGAGTGATCTTGACGAACCAGCACATGTTGTGCCAGAGGAAGAAAATGGAGTGCCTATTGAATGCTTTGAGGTTGCTGGAAACTCATGGATGGATTTTGGGGTCAGAGAGTTTTGTCTTGTTTTAACCAGGAGTATAGACACGGATAAGAGGAAAGCGAAGTTAGAAGCCAAG ATTAAGATCAGCACGGAGTATCCTTTGAGGCCTCCTTTTTTTGCATTGAGTCTTTGCAGTGTATCTGGAGACAACCATAAAGAGAGCAATGACTCTGAGTGCTATAATGAACTCCGTGCAATGGAAGCAGAG GTCAATCTGCACATAGTGAAGATGTTACCtcaaagtgaagaaaataatatcttAGCTCATCAGGTTTGTTGTCTGGCAATGTTGTTCGACTATTACATGGATGAGGCATCCCCGTCTTCTAAAAAGAGACTGAGCACTTCTGTGGTTGATGTTGGTTTGTGTAAGCCTGTTATTGGTCAGCTTGTTGCCAGATCTTTTAGAGGAAGGGATCGCAGGAAGATGATATCCTGGAAGGACATGGAATGCACTCCTGGCTATCCTTACTAG